A portion of the Mesobacillus sp. AQ2 genome contains these proteins:
- a CDS encoding IS110 family transposase produces the protein MNYNQNKKIAQITSQTLIIGVDIAKFKHVARAQDFRGIEFGSPCQFENTKEGIEQFLKWISEIKKEKRMEKVMVGMEPTGHYWFNLAHILKENGIKFVAVNPLHVKKSKELDDNSPTKNDVKDAKVIAQLVKDGRYAEPTIPQGVYAELRVAKKIRDLLIEDLQTVQGQVHNWIDRYFPEFLKVFKKWEGKAALQFLKLYALPHEIAEFTEQELLVHLRKSVSRSVGLNKIRELKQAATKSIGLRQGAKMARLELKTILAKYELIQLQFEELDSKIDGLLDEIPGVPQMLAIKGVGRDTIAGFFAEIGDLGEYNHPRQIIKLGGLNLKENTSGKHKGKTTITKRGRKKLRALLFRVCMILVAKNSAFKALHVYYTQRPDNPLKKMQSLIALCNKLIRILFKIGKKQFEFNEDKMLKDIPHLALAAKTEMAA, from the coding sequence ATGAATTATAACCAGAATAAGAAGATTGCTCAAATAACTTCTCAGACTCTTATTATAGGAGTCGATATTGCAAAATTCAAGCATGTGGCACGTGCCCAGGATTTCAGAGGAATAGAGTTTGGATCCCCGTGTCAATTTGAAAATACTAAAGAGGGAATTGAGCAATTTCTTAAATGGATTTCGGAAATCAAAAAAGAAAAGAGAATGGAAAAAGTGATGGTTGGCATGGAGCCTACAGGCCATTATTGGTTTAACTTGGCCCATATTTTAAAAGAAAACGGGATTAAATTTGTCGCTGTAAACCCCTTGCACGTCAAAAAAAGCAAGGAGTTGGATGATAACTCACCTACGAAGAATGATGTGAAAGATGCCAAGGTCATAGCTCAACTGGTCAAAGACGGAAGATACGCAGAACCTACGATACCGCAAGGTGTTTATGCAGAACTCCGTGTGGCAAAGAAAATACGCGATCTTTTAATTGAAGACCTTCAAACGGTCCAAGGGCAGGTACACAACTGGATTGACCGGTATTTTCCGGAATTCCTCAAGGTATTTAAGAAATGGGAGGGTAAGGCTGCTTTACAATTCTTAAAGCTCTATGCCTTACCCCATGAAATAGCTGAATTCACTGAACAAGAGCTACTGGTCCATTTGAGAAAATCCGTATCCCGGAGTGTTGGATTAAACAAGATCCGCGAGTTAAAACAGGCAGCCACTAAGTCCATCGGACTAAGGCAAGGTGCCAAGATGGCCAGACTTGAGCTTAAAACCATTCTGGCTAAGTATGAATTAATTCAGTTACAATTCGAAGAATTAGATTCAAAAATTGATGGTCTGCTTGATGAAATACCTGGTGTACCACAAATGTTAGCGATAAAAGGTGTGGGTAGGGATACAATCGCCGGCTTCTTCGCGGAAATAGGGGATTTAGGCGAATATAATCATCCCCGGCAAATTATCAAGCTGGGTGGCTTAAATTTAAAAGAAAATACATCGGGTAAGCACAAAGGAAAAACGACCATCACAAAAAGAGGTCGGAAGAAACTGAGGGCTCTGTTATTTAGGGTTTGTATGATTCTCGTTGCCAAGAATTCCGCATTCAAGGCATTACATGTGTACTATACTCAACGTCCGGATAATCCATTAAAGAAGATGCAGTCTCTTATTGCTTTGTGTAATAAACTAATCCGGATTCTCTTTAAAATTGGTAAAAAGCAATTTGAATTTAATGAAGATAAGATGTTAAAGGACATTCCTCATTTGGCATTAGCCGCGAAGACGGAAATGGCAGCTTGA
- the lepB gene encoding signal peptidase I, with product MIKKKSETFEWVKSFMVAIVLAFIIRTFFFSPIVVDGHSMNPTLQDKDRMVVTKIGEPKRFDIVVFHAPDGRDYIKRVIGLPGDSIEYKNDVLYINGKAYNEPYLEKYKKKLKDGTLTYSFTLKETAVGSETVPKDSLFVLGDNRRKSKDSRDIGAIPMGKVIGTTNVVYYPIKEIKIVNN from the coding sequence ATGATTAAGAAAAAAAGTGAGACGTTTGAATGGGTAAAATCCTTTATGGTTGCAATTGTTTTAGCCTTCATTATTCGCACTTTTTTCTTTAGTCCTATTGTTGTTGACGGTCATTCAATGAATCCTACACTCCAGGACAAGGATCGTATGGTTGTAACTAAAATAGGGGAACCAAAAAGATTTGATATTGTTGTGTTTCACGCCCCAGATGGTAGGGATTACATAAAACGTGTAATCGGACTCCCTGGTGACAGCATTGAGTATAAAAATGATGTTTTATATATAAATGGTAAGGCATACAACGAACCTTACTTAGAAAAATATAAGAAAAAACTTAAGGATGGAACTTTAACATACTCTTTCACTTTAAAGGAGACCGCTGTTGGTAGTGAAACGGTCCCTAAAGATAGTTTGTTTGTATTGGGAGATAACAGAAGGAAAAGCAAAGACAGCCGCGATATTGGAGCGATACCAATGGGGAAGGTAATAGGGACAACAAATGTTGTTTATTATCCTATAAAAGAAATTAAAATCGTAAATAACTAA
- a CDS encoding DUF2935 domain-containing protein, whose amino-acid sequence MISLWDEHLFWLEMLQDHAYFVRDALSPEEKEYVYQAEQFIELYADLLKRLQGIPRNADYANSQMIDFARRAWTVAKNYFDFEGTLQALRIDNQINLNLSPTYLNGTMSENQEYLRILQYLVHGQEPVRLSIVELMDLWLEDQLGHAVLFENLLDPIEAGANAAAQEFKRRYQLYIVQNHHLRNYLRVKEPGFARQKAFVYEVGKTTLEMNQFIKNMVLKYKEHTLLNKSTLRFLEHHFPETCYFLTNLSYYEPRLKSEIGNCSLSKPSF is encoded by the coding sequence ATGATTTCTCTCTGGGATGAACATTTGTTTTGGCTGGAAATGCTGCAGGATCATGCTTATTTTGTAAGAGATGCATTGTCGCCGGAAGAAAAAGAGTACGTATATCAAGCAGAGCAGTTTATCGAACTATATGCTGATCTTTTAAAGAGGCTTCAGGGAATACCGCGGAATGCAGATTACGCAAACAGCCAGATGATTGATTTCGCAAGAAGGGCATGGACGGTTGCAAAGAACTACTTTGATTTTGAAGGAACGCTGCAGGCATTGCGGATAGACAATCAGATCAATTTGAACCTTTCTCCGACATACTTAAATGGAACAATGAGTGAAAATCAGGAATATTTGAGGATATTACAGTACCTCGTTCATGGGCAGGAACCGGTCAGGCTTTCAATTGTTGAGCTTATGGATCTTTGGCTTGAGGATCAGCTCGGACATGCGGTGCTTTTTGAAAATCTTCTTGATCCAATAGAAGCAGGAGCCAATGCGGCAGCACAGGAGTTTAAGCGCAGGTACCAGCTATACATCGTACAGAACCATCATTTGAGAAATTATCTTAGGGTGAAAGAACCAGGCTTTGCACGACAAAAGGCATTCGTTTATGAAGTTGGAAAAACGACATTGGAAATGAATCAATTCATTAAGAATATGGTTTTAAAATATAAAGAACATACGTTGCTGAATAAATCCACCCTTAGATTCCTTGAGCATCATTTTCCGGAAACATGCTATTTCCTAACGAATCTAAGTTACTATGAGCCTAGGCTGAAGTCTGAAATCGGAAATTGTTCGCTATCCAAGCCGTCGTTTTAG
- a CDS encoding YciI family protein yields the protein MKFLCLGYLSPEKMNVLPKGEIEAIMSECSLHLQKFYLSGQVIMDVGVETEVKSIRREKGNIKVTENALVEFDERIGSVFLIEANDMEEAIRIASLHPTTQFDAGEELGWRIEIRPVHYFEKSE from the coding sequence ATGAAATTCTTGTGTTTGGGTTACCTTAGTCCAGAGAAAATGAATGTTCTCCCGAAAGGTGAAATCGAAGCTATTATGAGCGAATGTAGCCTCCACCTTCAGAAATTTTATTTGAGCGGTCAAGTGATTATGGATGTTGGTGTGGAAACGGAAGTCAAATCCATACGGCGTGAGAAAGGGAATATCAAGGTAACGGAAAACGCTTTAGTCGAGTTTGACGAGAGAATAGGTAGTGTGTTCCTAATAGAGGCTAATGATATGGAAGAAGCAATACGTATCGCATCTTTACATCCGACCACACAGTTTGATGCTGGAGAGGAATTAGGCTGGAGGATAGAAATTAGGCCAGTACACTATTTCGAAAAGAGTGAGTAA
- a CDS encoding NUDIX domain-containing protein — protein MVHSTQQAYTPPKHFVSAASIVINDEKEILLIKGPSRGWEMPGGIVEEGESLKDAAVRETKEESGIDIEVLKFCGIFQNVNKSICNTLFLAKPIGGELTTSSESLEVGFYPIQKALEMVTAGNFSQRIEYCLDNSKHPFYIEF, from the coding sequence ATGGTACATAGTACACAACAAGCTTACACACCACCAAAACATTTTGTTTCAGCAGCAAGTATTGTAATCAATGATGAAAAGGAAATTTTGTTAATTAAGGGACCTAGTAGAGGATGGGAAATGCCAGGTGGAATAGTTGAAGAAGGCGAGTCTTTGAAAGATGCAGCAGTAAGAGAAACTAAAGAGGAATCTGGTATTGATATTGAAGTTCTAAAATTCTGTGGAATATTTCAGAATGTGAACAAATCAATATGTAATACGTTGTTTTTGGCAAAGCCAATCGGAGGAGAATTAACGACTTCATCAGAGAGTTTAGAAGTAGGGTTCTATCCAATTCAGAAGGCATTAGAAATGGTTACCGCAGGAAACTTTAGCCAAAGAATTGAATACTGTCTTGATAATAGCAAACACCCATTTTATATAGAATTTTAG